The following coding sequences lie in one Myxococcus xanthus genomic window:
- a CDS encoding membrane dipeptidase yields the protein MQRCIGSAPRRFLSLSLMSVMALSQGCQPTDEDLLVEESATGEVAQPVSVPGFAEMHHHMFAEEAFSGGWFHGKHNGSLVSCDGGLPESDHARVRMDLSSMLNVCPNAGGINLSGVPVLSQMFGVGGAVASEIIGEVEGTEGDTGLHLGRMSVPTQWPRWDTIAHQQAWEGWLQQAHQGGMSLVTISLVSNEFLCRALPYQNIKRPCDEMVDVDVQLQMARDFDARTPWAEIALSPAHARQIIASGKLAMVLSIESSKLFGTKNWQSELNRVYSLGVRSIQPVHQLDNRFGGAAPHNAIFQVSQFLENCHVDTDCALTGNGFTLGFDVDANCKNTKGLTTEGRALVAEMMNKGMLVDVAHMSERSVDDTFAIAQSRNYYPMYISHGHFREVMHPGLAANEKTTPASIIRYLRQTGGMFGLRTAHDETRDYTRTPVANNCQGSTRSLAQAYEFGRLGLKVNMGFGADLNGFIQQTRPRFGPHGACSAGFAAEAAFQAQQQLTAGPPPLGTDFDNYGLAHVGLLPDVVRDLKQLGVNTTGLEGSSETFIRMWERATGTRTGMADSAANIDTSGVAAYVPKETRAAQYPTSSTCSNDSHCASTQYCGWGLNAGKCQNKKAKGAICGSARECLSNNCRWTLTCG from the coding sequence ATGCAGCGATGTATCGGATCAGCCCCACGGCGTTTCCTGTCCCTCTCCCTCATGTCCGTCATGGCGCTGAGCCAGGGGTGCCAACCCACGGATGAAGACTTGCTTGTCGAGGAGTCCGCGACGGGCGAAGTCGCACAGCCCGTTTCGGTTCCGGGCTTCGCGGAGATGCACCACCACATGTTCGCCGAGGAGGCGTTCAGCGGTGGTTGGTTCCACGGCAAGCACAACGGCTCCCTGGTGAGCTGTGACGGGGGCTTGCCGGAGAGCGACCACGCGCGCGTTCGCATGGACCTGAGCTCCATGCTCAACGTGTGCCCCAACGCGGGCGGAATCAATCTGAGCGGCGTGCCGGTGCTGTCGCAGATGTTCGGGGTGGGCGGCGCGGTGGCGTCGGAAATCATCGGCGAGGTCGAAGGGACGGAGGGCGACACCGGTCTCCACCTGGGCCGGATGAGCGTGCCCACGCAGTGGCCGCGCTGGGACACCATCGCGCATCAGCAGGCCTGGGAGGGCTGGCTGCAGCAGGCGCATCAGGGTGGCATGTCCCTGGTCACCATCTCCCTGGTGAGCAACGAGTTCCTCTGCAGGGCGTTGCCGTACCAGAACATCAAGCGTCCATGTGACGAGATGGTGGACGTGGACGTGCAGTTGCAGATGGCGCGTGACTTCGACGCTCGCACGCCGTGGGCGGAGATCGCGCTATCGCCGGCGCACGCGCGGCAGATCATCGCCTCCGGCAAGCTGGCCATGGTGCTCTCCATCGAGTCGAGCAAGCTGTTCGGCACCAAGAACTGGCAGTCCGAGCTCAACCGCGTCTACTCGCTGGGCGTGCGCTCCATCCAGCCGGTGCACCAGCTGGACAACCGTTTCGGCGGCGCGGCGCCCCACAACGCCATCTTCCAGGTCTCGCAGTTCCTGGAGAACTGCCACGTGGACACCGACTGCGCCCTCACGGGCAACGGCTTCACGCTGGGCTTCGACGTGGACGCGAACTGCAAGAACACCAAGGGCCTGACGACCGAGGGCCGGGCGCTGGTCGCCGAGATGATGAACAAGGGCATGCTCGTCGACGTGGCGCACATGTCCGAGCGCTCCGTGGACGACACGTTCGCCATCGCCCAGAGCCGCAACTACTACCCCATGTACATCTCCCACGGTCACTTCCGTGAGGTGATGCACCCGGGGCTCGCCGCCAACGAGAAGACGACGCCCGCGTCCATCATCCGCTACCTGCGCCAGACGGGCGGCATGTTCGGCCTGCGCACCGCGCACGACGAGACGCGCGACTACACCCGCACGCCGGTCGCCAACAACTGCCAGGGCTCCACGCGCTCGCTGGCGCAGGCCTACGAGTTCGGCCGCCTGGGCCTCAAGGTGAACATGGGCTTCGGCGCGGACCTCAACGGCTTCATCCAGCAGACCCGCCCGCGGTTCGGCCCCCACGGCGCCTGCTCGGCCGGCTTCGCCGCGGAGGCGGCGTTCCAGGCCCAGCAACAGCTCACCGCTGGCCCGCCGCCGCTGGGCACGGACTTCGACAACTACGGCCTGGCCCACGTAGGCCTGCTGCCGGACGTGGTGCGTGACCTGAAGCAGCTCGGCGTCAACACCACGGGCCTGGAGGGTTCGTCCGAGACGTTCATCCGCATGTGGGAGCGGGCCACCGGTACGCGCACCGGCATGGCGGACAGCGCGGCGAACATCGACACCAGCGGTGTGGCGGCCTACGTGCCGAAGGAGACCCGCGCGGCCCAGTATCCGACCAGCTCCACCTGCTCCAACGACAGCCACTGCGCCAGCACCCAGTACTGCGGCTGGGGGCTCAACGCCGGCAAGTGTCAGAACAAGAAGGCGAAGGGCGCCATCTGCGGCAGCGCCCGGGAGTGTCTGTCCAACAACTGCCGCTGGACCCTGACCTGCGGCTGA
- a CDS encoding siderophore-interacting protein translates to MTTTTERVYRRGPFPVKFRLLEVKRVTRVSPQMVRITLAGEDLEGFYSPGADDHVKLLFPEEGKRMPVIPTVTPTGLVLKEGERKPDARDYTPRRYDAAAGELDIDFVVHGTGPATTWASKAQVGDLLAVGGPRGSTFVAQDFSWYLLAGDPSALPAIGRILEELPEGTRAIVFCEVPDASEEQQFTTRANATVTWLHRNGVEAGHSDVLQQAIRRLEFPAGDYFAWVAGEAHTVRPIKDHLINERGANKSWVRVTGYWKRGTSDHHDAKG, encoded by the coding sequence GTGACGACGACGACTGAGCGTGTCTATCGGCGGGGACCGTTCCCCGTGAAGTTCCGCCTCTTGGAGGTGAAGCGGGTGACGCGGGTGTCGCCGCAGATGGTCCGCATCACCCTGGCGGGCGAGGACCTGGAGGGCTTCTACAGCCCTGGCGCGGACGACCATGTGAAGCTGCTGTTCCCGGAGGAGGGCAAGCGCATGCCTGTCATCCCCACGGTGACGCCCACGGGGTTGGTGCTGAAGGAAGGCGAGCGCAAGCCGGACGCGCGTGACTACACGCCGCGCCGGTACGACGCCGCGGCGGGCGAGCTGGACATCGACTTCGTGGTGCACGGCACGGGGCCCGCGACGACGTGGGCCAGCAAGGCGCAGGTCGGTGACCTGCTGGCCGTCGGTGGACCGCGCGGCTCCACGTTCGTGGCGCAGGACTTCAGCTGGTACCTGCTCGCGGGCGATCCGTCGGCGCTGCCCGCCATTGGCCGCATCCTGGAGGAGCTGCCGGAGGGGACGCGCGCCATCGTGTTCTGCGAAGTCCCGGATGCGTCCGAGGAGCAGCAGTTCACCACCCGCGCCAACGCGACAGTGACGTGGCTTCACCGCAACGGCGTGGAGGCGGGGCACTCGGACGTGCTGCAGCAGGCCATCCGCAGGCTGGAGTTCCCCGCGGGGGACTACTTCGCCTGGGTGGCGGGTGAGGCGCACACCGTGCGCCCCATCAAGGACCACCTCATCAACGAGCGTGGCGCCAACAAGAGCTGGGTCCGGGTGACGGGCTATTGGAAGCGCGGCACCTCGGACCACCACGACGCGAAGGGCTAG
- the mxcL gene encoding myxochelin B biosynthesis transaminase MxcL — translation MDTPVKKHPSLPRPIQGELKLDRSNQLLAEARRLVPGVTQSMMKRPEMFALGAFPVFLAKGKGALVEDVDGQEYIDFIGGLGANMLGHNDPAVVNAIREHLEEGVLHSLPTPVEVSAAQTLVDLIPGAEMARFFKTGADATSAAVRLARHITGKQKIITVGYNGWHDHFMFDTPGVPAALAALTIRMPLFTPPDEPALLATIEKNASELALVLLSVPYNRPLTPAFLRQVRATCTANNVLFALDEVVTGFRLAVGGAQEFFDVRADFVTLSKSIAGGMPLSAIAGPEKYLSRLSELQVSTTFGGELLSLYVCEAVLKGYRDGAYIQHLARLGRKLREGVNAQAEAAGSSLRVIGYDAIPFFLFAKDPAEHAKQMQPFQAGMARRGILLRRDVTFLSTAHTEEQIDYAIEMTGEVLRSLAKPAAA, via the coding sequence ATGGACACTCCCGTCAAGAAGCACCCTTCCCTGCCTCGTCCCATCCAGGGCGAGCTGAAGCTCGACCGTTCCAACCAGCTCCTCGCCGAAGCGCGGCGGCTGGTCCCCGGCGTCACGCAGTCCATGATGAAGCGCCCGGAGATGTTCGCGCTCGGCGCCTTCCCCGTGTTCCTGGCCAAGGGCAAGGGAGCGCTGGTGGAGGACGTGGACGGCCAGGAGTACATCGACTTCATCGGCGGCCTGGGTGCCAACATGCTGGGCCACAATGACCCGGCCGTGGTGAACGCCATCCGGGAGCACCTGGAGGAAGGTGTCCTCCACTCGCTGCCCACGCCCGTGGAGGTCTCCGCCGCCCAGACGCTGGTGGACCTCATCCCCGGCGCGGAGATGGCGCGCTTCTTCAAGACGGGCGCGGATGCCACGTCCGCCGCCGTGCGCCTGGCGCGCCACATCACCGGCAAGCAGAAGATCATCACCGTCGGCTACAACGGCTGGCACGACCACTTCATGTTCGACACGCCGGGCGTCCCGGCCGCGCTGGCGGCGCTGACCATCCGGATGCCACTCTTCACGCCCCCGGACGAGCCGGCCCTGCTGGCCACCATCGAGAAGAACGCCAGCGAGCTCGCCCTGGTGCTGCTGTCGGTGCCCTACAACCGGCCCCTCACCCCGGCCTTCCTGCGGCAGGTGCGCGCCACGTGCACCGCGAACAACGTCCTGTTCGCCCTGGACGAGGTCGTCACCGGCTTCCGGCTCGCCGTGGGCGGCGCCCAGGAGTTCTTCGACGTCCGCGCGGACTTCGTCACCCTGTCCAAGAGCATCGCCGGGGGCATGCCGCTGTCGGCCATCGCCGGGCCAGAGAAGTACCTGAGCCGCCTGAGCGAGCTCCAGGTGTCCACCACCTTCGGCGGTGAGCTGCTGTCGCTGTACGTGTGCGAGGCGGTGCTGAAGGGCTACCGGGATGGCGCCTACATCCAGCACCTGGCCCGTCTGGGCCGCAAGCTGCGCGAGGGCGTCAACGCCCAGGCGGAGGCCGCGGGTTCGTCGCTGCGCGTGATTGGCTACGACGCGATTCCCTTCTTCCTGTTCGCCAAGGACCCGGCGGAGCACGCGAAGCAGATGCAGCCCTTCCAGGCGGGCATGGCCCGCCGGGGCATCCTGCTGCGCCGCGACGTCACCTTCCTCAGCACGGCGCACACGGAGGAGCAGATTGACTACGCCATCGAGATGACGGGCGAAGTGCTCCGCTCCCTCGCGAAGCCGGCGGCGGCCTAG
- the mxcK gene encoding myxochelin export MFS transporter MxcK translates to MTASFSPRQERLLILLLAGVQFTHLLDFMIVLPLGPEFMRLFSLSAAQFGTLVSSYTLASAAMGVLGLAWVDRFGRRSTLLVILGGFITATLACGAAQSHAWLLVARSIAGGCAGLMGAVIMSIIADTIPGERRGRAIGTVMSSLGLSAVAGVPLSLGMANLLGWRAPFWAIGILGALLWFGLFAVLPRLDAHVATGSERQAPAVTALFTPGFALGWLLTFSVAFSSFLLIPYLSAFMVGNLGLKQTDLPWVYLAGGAATLLAARQVGRWVDRFGPARVLGLLLVGTMVPHLGFTHLPASPLPVVMVAFVLFMSLTSTRPIPTIALISAKVPPPLRGRYMAMNMAASDGASGLAAWASGLMLATTPGGELVGFGLAGWLAVGVTTVSLFILWTFGRSAVPLNAAPTPR, encoded by the coding sequence GTGACCGCCTCGTTCTCACCGCGACAGGAGCGTCTGCTCATCCTGCTGCTGGCGGGCGTGCAGTTCACCCACCTGCTGGACTTCATGATCGTCCTGCCGTTGGGTCCGGAGTTCATGCGGCTGTTCAGTCTGTCAGCCGCGCAGTTCGGAACGTTGGTGTCCTCCTACACGTTGGCTTCCGCCGCCATGGGCGTGCTGGGGCTCGCGTGGGTCGACAGGTTTGGCCGCAGAAGCACGTTGCTGGTCATCCTGGGGGGGTTCATCACGGCCACGCTGGCCTGCGGCGCGGCGCAGAGCCACGCGTGGCTGCTGGTGGCCCGGAGCATCGCTGGAGGATGCGCGGGCCTCATGGGCGCGGTCATCATGTCCATCATCGCGGACACCATCCCCGGTGAGCGCCGGGGCCGGGCCATTGGCACGGTGATGTCATCGCTCGGGCTGTCCGCGGTGGCGGGTGTTCCGCTGAGCCTGGGCATGGCCAACCTGCTCGGCTGGCGCGCGCCCTTCTGGGCCATTGGCATCCTTGGGGCGCTCCTGTGGTTCGGGCTGTTCGCCGTGCTTCCGCGGCTGGATGCGCACGTCGCCACGGGTTCGGAGCGTCAGGCGCCTGCCGTCACGGCGCTCTTCACGCCGGGCTTCGCGCTGGGCTGGCTGCTGACGTTCAGCGTCGCCTTCTCCAGCTTCTTGCTGATTCCGTACCTGAGCGCGTTCATGGTCGGGAACCTCGGGCTGAAGCAGACCGACCTGCCCTGGGTGTACCTGGCTGGCGGCGCCGCCACGCTGCTCGCGGCGCGTCAGGTGGGCCGCTGGGTGGACCGGTTCGGCCCCGCCCGGGTGCTCGGGCTGCTGCTGGTGGGCACCATGGTGCCGCACCTGGGCTTCACACACCTTCCCGCCTCTCCGCTGCCGGTGGTGATGGTCGCCTTCGTCCTCTTCATGTCCCTGACGTCCACGCGGCCCATCCCCACCATCGCGTTGATCTCCGCGAAGGTGCCGCCACCGCTGCGCGGGCGATACATGGCCATGAACATGGCCGCCAGTGACGGCGCCTCCGGGCTCGCGGCGTGGGCCAGCGGCCTGATGCTGGCCACCACGCCTGGCGGTGAGCTGGTGGGCTTCGGGCTGGCCGGATGGCTCGCCGTGGGCGTCACCACCGTCTCGCTCTTCATCCTCTGGACCTTTGGCCGTAGCGCCGTCCCGCTCAACGCGGCGCCCACGCCTCGATGA
- a CDS encoding class II 3-deoxy-7-phosphoheptulonate synthase, with protein MTNPTWTPDSWRHKPVKYMPEDYPDAQALAQTEAELSRLPPLVFADETRRLTSRLAMVAEGKAILLQGGDCAESFKEFTTDNIRDTYRLLLQMAMVLTFAGNRPVVKVGRIAGQFAKPRSSPMETLDGVTLPSYRGDIINGMEFDAQARTPDPRRLLKAYHQSSATLNLLRAFAQRGYEELAEPQRWPQGGINRLLADRILESLSFMRALGVGPEPRSSSNAIDFFTSHEALLLNVEEAMTRAEPDGSGWYDASAHMLWIGERTRQLDGGHVEFMRGIQNPIGIKCGPTMEPDEVLRLMDLLNPQGIPGRITLIGRFGADLVAERLPRLMAATRRDGRPVIWSIDPMHGNTHKAGNGYKTRSFDRILTEVCGFMDAAAAEGVHPGGLHLEMTGQNVTECLGGPQPVTEDDLSSRYHTHCDPRLNADQALQLAFLVAESMPSLRTHEARAA; from the coding sequence GTGACGAACCCCACCTGGACGCCAGACTCCTGGCGGCACAAGCCCGTCAAGTACATGCCGGAGGACTATCCGGACGCGCAGGCCCTGGCCCAGACCGAGGCCGAGCTGTCCCGCCTGCCTCCACTCGTCTTCGCGGATGAGACGCGCCGACTCACCTCCCGGCTCGCCATGGTCGCCGAAGGCAAAGCCATCCTGCTGCAAGGCGGCGACTGCGCGGAGAGCTTCAAGGAGTTCACCACCGACAACATCCGGGACACCTACCGGCTGCTGCTGCAGATGGCCATGGTGCTGACCTTCGCCGGCAACCGTCCGGTGGTGAAGGTGGGCCGCATCGCCGGGCAGTTCGCCAAGCCGCGCTCCAGCCCCATGGAGACGCTGGACGGCGTCACCCTGCCCAGCTACCGCGGGGACATCATCAACGGCATGGAGTTCGACGCCCAAGCGCGAACGCCAGACCCGCGCCGGCTGCTCAAGGCCTATCACCAGTCCTCCGCCACGCTGAACCTGCTGCGCGCCTTCGCCCAGCGCGGCTACGAGGAGCTCGCCGAGCCCCAGCGCTGGCCCCAAGGCGGCATCAACCGCTTGCTGGCGGACCGCATCCTCGAATCCCTGTCGTTCATGCGGGCGCTGGGTGTCGGCCCGGAGCCTCGCAGCAGCTCCAATGCCATCGACTTCTTCACCAGCCACGAAGCCCTGCTCCTCAACGTGGAGGAGGCCATGACGCGCGCCGAGCCCGACGGCAGCGGCTGGTACGACGCGTCCGCGCACATGCTGTGGATTGGCGAGCGCACCCGCCAGCTCGACGGTGGCCACGTGGAGTTCATGCGCGGCATCCAGAACCCCATTGGCATCAAGTGTGGCCCCACCATGGAGCCCGACGAAGTGCTCCGGCTGATGGACCTCCTCAATCCCCAGGGCATCCCGGGCCGTATCACCCTCATCGGACGCTTCGGCGCGGACCTGGTCGCGGAGCGGCTGCCCCGGCTCATGGCCGCCACCCGCCGGGACGGGCGTCCCGTCATCTGGTCCATCGACCCGATGCATGGCAACACCCACAAGGCCGGCAATGGCTACAAGACGCGCTCCTTCGACCGCATCCTCACGGAGGTGTGTGGCTTCATGGACGCGGCCGCAGCGGAGGGCGTCCACCCGGGTGGTCTGCACCTGGAGATGACCGGGCAGAACGTCACCGAATGCCTGGGCGGTCCCCAGCCCGTGACGGAAGACGACCTCTCCAGCCGCTACCACACCCACTGCGATCCGCGGCTCAACGCGGACCAGGCCCTTCAGTTGGCCTTCCTGGTCGCCGAATCCATGCCGTCCCTTCGCACGCACGAAGCCCGTGCGGCTTGA
- the mxcG gene encoding myxochelin non-ribosomal peptide synthetase MxcG, which translates to MGETHEAGWPLSAAQHGIWVGQQFDLTSAVYNAGECIEIRGPLVVEHFESALRQAIDEAEALHARFVPGASGPVQFAQPRASWQLHVADVSHTPAPWTEAQAWMHEDLTRTVDLGQGPLFAEALFKAAPDRYFWFQRAHHIALDGFGFSLVARRVADLYTARVTGKPATNGFGSLRAVLDEDAAYQGGAQHAADRAFWVERFTHGPTPVTLAEPAQMSPRFVRQTRHLSPADLEWMQAAAKQAGLTWPDLVLAATAAWLHQHTGAPEVVLGLPVMTRLGSAAIRVPCMAMNIVPLRVPVRPDAGLFAMARDVAAELRAMRPHLRYRYEQLRRDLKRVGGQRRLFGPVVNIMPFDYALRFAGMPAFAHNLSAGPVEDLSIGMYARSDGSGLRVDFDANPACYSPDVLDAHQQGFLQLLESLLAAPEQAVRVAPAPARPSIADGGPLPIPQRPVLELFKEQARARPDAIAVEHGEHRLTYAALLQSAQALAEQLRADGARPDTLVAVSLPRSIDAIVATLGVLFSGAGYLPVDPFGPESRTKAILDDAAPRLTVSSAVKDLTAGMPPQAPGQLAVHRRPGPEQPATATQPGAPLAYVIYTSGSTGQPNGVQIDHDALAHFVAGATFRYEVASEDRVLQFAPLHFDASVEEIFVSLCAGATLVLRTDEMLQSVPRLLEACATHGITLLDLPTAFWHELAYSVSTGAARLPPSLRTVIIGGEAALPERVARWRASAGPQVRLLNTYGPTEATVVATVATLSGGLDETPTGDDVPIGRPLPGVRAVIADAQGRIVPTGEEGELHLLGGALARGYLGREALTATRFITLDALPGSPRAYRTGDKARLREDGQIVFVGRVDDEFKISGHRIDPSEVETALLGHSGVREAAVVGQVLPSGSRRLCAHVVTTQPAPTVAELRQHLLDSLPAPMVPGTFVFAERLPRTSTGKLDRAELRRLLPTEEVATTTAGTTALERVVMKVWEEVLGVTTTSAQDDFFDLGGQSLQSIQVANRLSIELGREIPVATVFRYPTAAGLAQALEQGTDGASDAGGLTESMLADAVLSEDVVPKLTVQAAESPRMRQVVLTGATGFVGAHLLHQLLRQTDARVVCLVRARDEAHALERIQAALASQQLSPEHLTERVVALPSDLTQPWLGLSQARFHGLASECDAVIHNAAVVSVVREYGSLQAVNVRGTRELLRLAAAVRAKPFHYVSTLAVAPQTDLSPDVPEAFVPAHPGLRDGYQQSKWIAERLVEQAGARGLPVAVYRLGRVVGAPDSAIVNPQDLVWRILLAGIPVGALPQLDVAEVWTPVDYVAGAIVRMARDARPPTVFNLCPTPEVKLRELFAWVRDYGYPVEHCPVGEWRHRVAERAGTGENQSTLAFFDLRSGTDVPAFGLGPIRCERVHQALEGTGITCPPTDRALLYRYLDYCIARGLLPPVPATRLPTETALP; encoded by the coding sequence ATGGGCGAAACACACGAAGCAGGTTGGCCGCTGTCCGCGGCCCAGCATGGAATCTGGGTCGGCCAGCAGTTCGACCTCACGAGCGCCGTCTACAACGCGGGCGAGTGCATCGAGATCCGCGGGCCGCTCGTCGTGGAGCACTTCGAGTCCGCCTTGCGTCAGGCCATCGACGAGGCGGAGGCGCTCCACGCGCGCTTCGTCCCCGGTGCCTCCGGCCCCGTGCAGTTCGCGCAGCCCCGCGCGTCGTGGCAGTTACACGTCGCCGACGTCAGCCACACGCCCGCCCCTTGGACCGAGGCACAGGCCTGGATGCACGAGGACCTGACGCGCACGGTGGACCTGGGTCAGGGCCCGCTGTTCGCGGAAGCGCTGTTCAAGGCGGCGCCGGACCGTTACTTCTGGTTCCAGCGGGCCCACCACATCGCCTTGGACGGCTTCGGCTTCTCGCTGGTGGCCCGCCGCGTGGCGGACCTCTACACGGCCCGGGTGACGGGCAAGCCCGCAACGAACGGGTTCGGCTCCCTCCGTGCCGTCCTCGATGAGGACGCCGCCTACCAGGGGGGCGCGCAGCACGCCGCGGACCGCGCCTTCTGGGTGGAGCGCTTCACCCATGGGCCTACGCCAGTGACGCTCGCGGAGCCCGCGCAAATGTCGCCGCGGTTCGTGCGCCAGACGCGGCACCTGTCGCCCGCGGACCTGGAGTGGATGCAGGCCGCCGCGAAGCAGGCCGGGCTCACGTGGCCGGACCTGGTGCTCGCGGCGACGGCGGCCTGGCTGCACCAGCACACGGGTGCGCCCGAAGTCGTGCTGGGTCTGCCGGTGATGACGCGCCTGGGCTCAGCCGCAATCCGCGTGCCGTGCATGGCCATGAACATCGTGCCGCTGCGCGTCCCGGTGCGGCCCGACGCGGGCTTGTTCGCCATGGCCCGCGACGTAGCGGCGGAGCTGCGCGCCATGCGGCCGCACCTGCGCTACCGCTACGAGCAGCTTCGCCGCGACTTGAAGCGCGTGGGCGGCCAGCGGCGGCTCTTCGGCCCCGTGGTCAACATCATGCCGTTCGACTACGCCCTGCGCTTCGCGGGGATGCCGGCCTTCGCCCACAACCTCTCCGCGGGCCCCGTCGAGGACCTGTCCATCGGCATGTACGCCCGCTCCGACGGCAGCGGACTGCGCGTGGACTTCGACGCGAACCCCGCCTGCTACAGCCCCGACGTCCTGGACGCCCACCAGCAAGGCTTCCTCCAACTGCTGGAGTCACTGTTGGCCGCGCCCGAGCAGGCCGTGCGGGTGGCGCCTGCCCCCGCGCGGCCCTCCATCGCGGATGGCGGTCCCCTGCCGATTCCGCAACGGCCCGTGCTGGAGCTCTTCAAGGAGCAGGCGCGTGCGCGGCCGGATGCCATCGCGGTGGAACATGGCGAGCACCGCCTCACCTACGCGGCCCTGCTCCAGTCCGCCCAGGCGCTCGCGGAGCAGCTGCGGGCTGACGGCGCGCGGCCCGACACGCTGGTGGCCGTCTCCCTGCCGCGGAGCATCGACGCCATCGTGGCCACGCTGGGTGTCCTCTTCTCCGGCGCGGGATACCTCCCCGTGGACCCCTTTGGTCCAGAGTCCCGGACGAAGGCCATCCTGGATGACGCCGCGCCACGCCTGACAGTGAGCAGCGCCGTGAAGGACCTCACGGCCGGCATGCCTCCGCAGGCACCCGGGCAGCTCGCGGTGCACAGGCGCCCCGGCCCGGAGCAGCCGGCCACGGCGACCCAGCCGGGTGCGCCGCTGGCGTACGTCATCTACACCTCCGGCTCCACCGGCCAGCCCAACGGCGTGCAGATTGACCACGACGCCCTGGCCCACTTCGTTGCGGGCGCGACGTTCCGCTACGAGGTGGCGTCCGAAGACCGGGTGCTGCAGTTCGCGCCACTGCACTTCGATGCCAGCGTGGAGGAGATCTTCGTCTCCCTGTGCGCCGGCGCCACGCTGGTGCTGCGCACGGACGAGATGCTCCAGTCGGTGCCCCGGCTGCTCGAAGCCTGCGCCACCCATGGCATCACCCTGCTGGACCTGCCCACGGCCTTCTGGCACGAACTGGCTTACAGCGTGTCCACGGGCGCGGCCCGGCTGCCGCCCTCGCTGCGCACCGTCATCATCGGCGGTGAGGCCGCGCTGCCCGAGCGCGTCGCCCGCTGGCGGGCCTCCGCAGGTCCCCAGGTCCGGCTGCTCAACACCTACGGCCCCACCGAGGCCACCGTGGTGGCCACCGTCGCCACGCTCAGCGGTGGCCTCGACGAGACGCCCACCGGGGACGACGTGCCCATTGGCCGCCCCCTGCCGGGCGTGCGCGCGGTGATTGCCGACGCGCAGGGCCGTATCGTCCCCACGGGTGAGGAAGGCGAGCTCCACCTGCTGGGCGGCGCGCTCGCCCGGGGCTACCTGGGCCGCGAGGCGCTGACGGCCACGCGCTTCATCACGCTCGACGCCCTGCCGGGAAGCCCCCGCGCCTACCGCACGGGTGACAAGGCCCGGCTGCGCGAGGACGGCCAGATTGTCTTCGTGGGCCGCGTCGACGACGAGTTCAAGATCAGCGGCCACCGCATCGACCCGTCCGAGGTCGAAACGGCGCTGCTCGGCCACTCGGGCGTGCGCGAGGCGGCCGTCGTCGGACAGGTGCTCCCCAGCGGCTCGCGCCGGCTGTGCGCGCACGTCGTCACCACGCAGCCCGCGCCCACCGTGGCGGAGCTGCGGCAGCACCTGCTGGACAGCCTGCCTGCCCCCATGGTGCCCGGCACGTTCGTGTTCGCGGAGCGGCTGCCACGCACCAGCACCGGCAAGCTGGACCGCGCCGAGCTGCGCCGCCTGCTGCCCACCGAGGAGGTCGCGACCACGACGGCGGGCACCACGGCCCTGGAGCGCGTGGTGATGAAGGTCTGGGAAGAGGTCCTGGGCGTGACGACGACGTCCGCGCAGGATGACTTCTTCGACCTGGGCGGCCAGTCGCTCCAGAGCATCCAGGTCGCCAACCGGCTCAGCATCGAGCTGGGCCGCGAGATTCCCGTCGCCACCGTCTTCCGCTACCCGACGGCGGCCGGACTGGCCCAGGCACTGGAGCAAGGCACCGACGGCGCCTCTGACGCCGGGGGCCTCACCGAGAGCATGCTCGCCGACGCCGTGCTGTCTGAGGACGTCGTCCCCAAGCTCACGGTGCAGGCCGCCGAATCTCCACGGATGCGTCAAGTCGTCCTCACCGGCGCCACCGGCTTCGTCGGGGCGCACCTGCTCCACCAACTCCTGCGCCAGACGGACGCGCGCGTGGTGTGTCTGGTCCGCGCTCGCGACGAGGCTCACGCCCTGGAGCGCATCCAGGCCGCGCTGGCGTCCCAGCAGCTCTCCCCCGAACACCTGACGGAGCGCGTGGTGGCGCTGCCCTCGGACCTCACCCAGCCCTGGCTGGGCCTGAGTCAGGCGCGCTTCCACGGGCTGGCCTCGGAGTGTGACGCCGTCATCCACAACGCCGCCGTGGTCAGCGTGGTGCGCGAATACGGCAGCCTCCAGGCCGTGAATGTGCGGGGTACCCGCGAGCTGCTGCGCCTGGCCGCCGCGGTCCGCGCCAAGCCCTTCCACTACGTCTCCACTCTGGCCGTGGCGCCGCAGACGGACCTCAGCCCCGACGTCCCGGAGGCCTTCGTGCCCGCGCACCCGGGCCTGCGCGACGGCTACCAGCAGAGCAAGTGGATTGCCGAGCGGCTCGTCGAACAGGCCGGAGCGCGCGGCCTTCCCGTGGCCGTTTACCGGCTGGGCCGCGTGGTGGGTGCGCCCGACAGCGCCATCGTCAACCCGCAGGACCTGGTGTGGCGCATCCTGCTGGCCGGCATCCCCGTGGGCGCGCTGCCCCAGCTCGACGTCGCCGAGGTGTGGACGCCCGTGGACTACGTGGCGGGAGCCATTGTCCGCATGGCACGCGACGCCCGCCCACCCACGGTGTTCAACCTGTGTCCCACGCCCGAGGTGAAGCTCCGTGAGCTGTTCGCGTGGGTCCGTGACTATGGCTACCCCGTGGAGCACTGCCCCGTGGGTGAGTGGCGCCACCGCGTGGCCGAGCGCGCTGGCACCGGGGAGAACCAATCCACGCTCGCCTTTTTCGACCTGCGCTCGGGCACGGACGTGCCCGCGTTTGGCCTGGGCCCCATCCGTTGTGAGCGGGTCCATCAAGCGCTCGAGGGAACGGGCATCACCTGCCCGCCCACGGACCGTGCGCTGCTGTACCGATACCTCGATTACTGCATTGCGCGGGGCCTGCTGCCGCCCGTGCCCGCAACCCGCCTGCCAACCGAAACGGCACTCCCGTGA